Proteins encoded in a region of the Salipiger sp. CCB-MM3 genome:
- a CDS encoding LamB/YcsF family protein, giving the protein MTSVDLNADMGESYGPWVMGQDAALLEVITSANIACGFHASDPDVMAATMKLAAERGTGIGAHPGFPDLQGFGRRRMQLSHASLRNLTAYQLGAAQAMAGAAGGKVRHLKLHGALANMCAEDKAMALAAYEGALSVDPEIIIMVLAATQQQAAVEELGCRWAGEIFADRAYNDDATLVDRALSGAVIHDAELAAARMVKMVQAGAIITESGKHIPAAVDTICLHGDGKTALQIARAVRAALEEAGVALEVFPGRTGGV; this is encoded by the coding sequence ATGACCAGCGTCGATCTCAACGCGGATATGGGCGAAAGCTATGGCCCTTGGGTCATGGGGCAGGACGCGGCGCTGCTCGAGGTGATCACCTCGGCCAATATCGCCTGCGGGTTTCACGCCAGCGACCCTGACGTCATGGCGGCGACGATGAAGCTGGCGGCGGAACGCGGCACTGGCATCGGCGCGCATCCCGGTTTTCCTGATCTGCAGGGGTTCGGGCGGCGGCGGATGCAGCTTTCGCATGCCAGTCTGCGCAATCTCACCGCCTACCAGCTGGGTGCGGCACAGGCGATGGCCGGGGCTGCGGGTGGCAAGGTGCGGCATCTGAAGCTGCACGGCGCGCTGGCCAATATGTGCGCCGAGGACAAGGCCATGGCGCTGGCCGCCTATGAGGGTGCGCTTTCGGTCGATCCCGAGATCATCATCATGGTGCTGGCCGCGACGCAGCAGCAGGCGGCGGTCGAGGAGTTGGGCTGCCGCTGGGCGGGCGAGATTTTCGCCGACCGCGCTTATAACGACGATGCCACGCTGGTTGATCGCGCGCTGTCGGGGGCGGTGATCCATGATGCCGAACTGGCCGCTGCGCGCATGGTGAAGATGGTGCAGGCCGGAGCGATCATCACCGAAAGTGGCAAGCACATTCCGGCGGCGGTGGATACCATCTGCCTGCATGGCGACGGCAAGACCGCGCTGCAGATCGCCCGCGCCGTGCGCGCGGCGCTGGAAGAGGCGGGCGTCGCGCTGGAGGTGTTCCCGGGGCGGACCGGCGGGGTCTGA
- a CDS encoding biotin-dependent carboxyltransferase family protein, whose amino-acid sequence MSRELIVHRAGPAVTVQDGGRPGWIAFGLSRGGAMDRLALAEGAALLGQGETAALEMGGVGGRFEAGCDLRIALTGGAMRASIDGAPVVWNAAHSLPKGAVLEIGPVQSGAYGYLSLGGGLEPEELLGARSAHLTAGLGRAVAAGDRLPVGADRGGPVARKLAVDDRFSGGALRVVESLQTRLFPEEQRRRLGETTFTRDSRANRMGVKLVPDGAPFGVDGGLSVVSEIITPGDIQMTGDGAPFVLMAECQTTGGYPRLATVIPADLPRVAQAPAGAELRFSFVSMDEALAAESAYRAALRDLPRRIEPLVRDPADVADLLSHKLVSGFSNGDYHDH is encoded by the coding sequence ATGAGCCGCGAATTGATCGTGCATCGCGCAGGGCCTGCGGTGACCGTGCAGGATGGCGGCCGTCCGGGCTGGATTGCCTTTGGGCTCTCGCGCGGCGGCGCGATGGATCGGCTGGCGCTGGCCGAGGGTGCGGCGCTGCTGGGGCAGGGCGAAACAGCTGCGCTCGAGATGGGCGGTGTCGGCGGGCGGTTCGAGGCGGGCTGCGATCTGCGCATCGCGCTGACCGGCGGTGCCATGCGGGCCAGCATCGACGGCGCGCCAGTGGTGTGGAACGCCGCGCATTCTCTGCCCAAGGGCGCGGTGCTCGAGATCGGACCGGTGCAATCGGGGGCCTATGGTTATCTTTCGCTGGGCGGCGGGCTGGAGCCCGAGGAACTGCTGGGCGCGCGCTCGGCGCATCTGACCGCCGGGTTGGGCCGGGCTGTCGCGGCGGGCGACCGGCTGCCGGTCGGGGCCGACAGAGGCGGACCGGTGGCGCGCAAGCTGGCGGTGGACGACCGTTTTTCGGGCGGTGCGTTGCGCGTGGTGGAAAGCCTGCAGACCCGCCTCTTCCCCGAAGAGCAGCGCCGCCGGTTGGGCGAGACCACATTCACCCGCGACTCCCGCGCCAACCGCATGGGGGTGAAGCTTGTGCCGGATGGCGCTCCCTTCGGCGTCGACGGCGGGCTCTCGGTAGTGTCCGAGATCATCACACCGGGCGATATCCAGATGACCGGCGATGGCGCGCCTTTCGTGCTTATGGCCGAATGCCAGACCACCGGGGGCTACCCGCGCCTTGCCACCGTCATTCCCGCCGATCTGCCGCGCGTGGCGCAGGCGCCAGCGGGTGCCGAATTGCGCTTCAGCTTCGTGTCGATGGACGAGGCGCTGGCCGCCGAGAGCGCCTATCGCGCGGCCCTCAGAGATCTGCCGCGCCGCATCGAGCCGCTGGTGCGCGACCCGGCGGATGTGGCCGATCTGCTCAGTCACAAGCTGGTCAGCGGGTTTTCCAACGGCGACTATCACGACCACTGA
- a CDS encoding 5-oxoprolinase subunit B family protein, which yields MTDDLALMASYPLLRTAGIDGMLVSFGDKLSEPANRAALAFRAALESDPPEGVEEISSSLVSAYLRFDPLALSHAALESKLRGLMASRDWLQADLPHGRRLHRIPTVYGGTLAPQLAEAAAEAGMSAADAVTSLSTARVRVTALGFAPGQPYLGELPETWNIPRQQGLTPRVPKGALVLAIRQFVIFSVTAPTGWRHVGQTAAPLFRMGAERPFLLAPGDEVEFPQVSEEVFARMQNDPEGGASWEDLP from the coding sequence ATGACTGACGATTTGGCCCTGATGGCGTCCTACCCTCTGCTTCGCACCGCCGGTATCGACGGGATGCTGGTGAGCTTCGGCGACAAGCTGAGCGAGCCCGCCAACCGCGCCGCGCTGGCCTTCCGAGCCGCGCTTGAGAGCGATCCGCCCGAGGGGGTCGAAGAGATTTCCTCGTCGCTGGTCTCGGCCTATCTGCGCTTCGATCCCTTGGCGCTGAGCCACGCCGCGTTGGAGAGCAAGCTGCGCGGGCTCATGGCGTCGCGCGACTGGCTGCAGGCCGATCTGCCGCATGGCCGCCGGTTGCACCGTATCCCCACCGTTTATGGCGGCACGCTCGCGCCGCAACTCGCCGAAGCCGCCGCCGAGGCGGGGATGAGCGCAGCCGATGCGGTGACCTCGCTGTCGACGGCGCGGGTGCGGGTGACGGCGCTTGGCTTTGCACCGGGGCAGCCCTATCTTGGCGAGTTGCCCGAGACGTGGAACATTCCGCGCCAGCAGGGACTTACGCCGCGCGTGCCGAAGGGCGCGCTGGTGCTGGCGATCCGGCAATTCGTGATCTTCTCGGTCACCGCGCCGACCGGCTGGCGCCATGTGGGCCAGACCGCGGCGCCGTTGTTCCGTATGGGCGCCGAGCGGCCCTTCCTTTTGGCGCCCGGCGATGAGGTGGAATTCCCGCAGGTCTCCGAAGAGGTCTTTGCCCGGATGCAGAACGACCCCGAAGGCGGCGCAAGCTGGGAGGATCTGCCATGA
- a CDS encoding SH3 domain-containing protein, which produces MRRPILLALALAALAGCGAPSGSNVWGARYEVFGVDEGDMLKLRGGPGTGFDVLAGLPNGTVVKVYECTQTGGTRWCEVTLDRDGGMKGYASFAYLREL; this is translated from the coding sequence ATGCGCAGACCAATCCTTCTTGCGCTGGCGCTGGCGGCGCTGGCCGGATGCGGCGCCCCCTCGGGCAGCAATGTCTGGGGCGCCCGCTATGAGGTCTTTGGGGTCGACGAAGGCGACATGCTGAAATTGCGCGGCGGGCCGGGCACCGGTTTCGACGTGCTGGCCGGGCTGCCGAACGGCACGGTGGTGAAAGTCTATGAATGCACGCAAACCGGCGGCACCCGCTGGTGCGAGGTCACGCTGGACCGCGACGGCGGCATGAAAGGCTATGCGTCCTTCGCCTATCTGCGCGAGCTTTGA
- a CDS encoding DNA gyrase inhibitor YacG — translation MSCPICAKPTDPKYRPFCSKRCADVDLAKWMTGSYAVPSTDPQDVEEAIEAAERELNNPTRH, via the coding sequence ATGAGCTGCCCGATCTGCGCCAAGCCGACCGACCCGAAGTACCGCCCGTTCTGCTCGAAGCGCTGCGCCGATGTGGATCTGGCGAAATGGATGACCGGCAGCTACGCCGTGCCCTCGACCGATCCGCAGGATGTGGAAGAGGCCATCGAGGCCGCCGAGCGCGAGCTCAACAACCCGACGCGGCACTGA
- a CDS encoding ribonuclease E/G, which yields MKGRTIALDHLGEAEAAALIVDGKLEDLLIDSDHARPGTIYRGIAQRPMKGQGGMFLDTPEGSAFLRQVKGLSPGQPLVVQVTGFAEPGKAIPVTTRVLFKSRFAIVTPGAPGLNISRRIKDEDIRESLLEIAHEVMPGAKEAENGLILRSSCAEGDPDEIAEDVAAMAQLCEQVMADVSGEAEVLVEGDGPHALAWREWDEGDVDAEAGSFERHNVHEMIEALARPLVPLPGGGSMSIEPTRALVAVDINTGGDTSPAAGLKANVAALRELPRQLRLRGLGGQIIVDLAPMPKKERRQVESVLRAALKQDPTETILAGWTQLGLMELQRKRERVPLSEVLKPGMLS from the coding sequence ATGAAGGGACGCACCATTGCGCTCGACCATCTCGGCGAGGCCGAAGCGGCGGCGCTGATCGTCGATGGCAAGCTCGAAGACCTGCTGATCGACAGCGACCACGCGCGCCCCGGCACCATCTATCGCGGCATCGCGCAGCGTCCGATGAAGGGGCAGGGCGGGATGTTCCTCGACACGCCCGAAGGCTCTGCCTTCCTGCGGCAGGTGAAGGGCTTGTCCCCGGGCCAGCCGCTGGTGGTGCAGGTCACCGGCTTTGCCGAGCCGGGCAAGGCGATCCCCGTGACCACCCGCGTGCTCTTCAAATCGCGTTTCGCCATCGTCACGCCCGGTGCGCCGGGGCTCAACATCTCGCGCCGGATCAAGGATGAGGACATCCGCGAAAGCCTGCTCGAGATCGCCCATGAGGTGATGCCGGGAGCGAAAGAGGCCGAAAACGGCCTGATCCTGCGCTCGTCCTGCGCGGAAGGTGACCCCGACGAGATCGCCGAAGATGTCGCCGCCATGGCGCAGCTCTGCGAGCAGGTGATGGCCGACGTCTCGGGCGAGGCCGAAGTGCTGGTCGAGGGCGACGGGCCGCATGCGCTGGCATGGCGCGAGTGGGACGAAGGCGATGTCGACGCCGAGGCGGGCAGTTTTGAGCGCCACAACGTGCACGAGATGATCGAGGCGCTGGCGCGTCCTCTGGTGCCGCTGCCCGGTGGCGGCTCGATGAGCATCGAGCCGACCCGCGCGCTGGTGGCCGTGGACATCAACACCGGCGGGGACACTTCGCCCGCGGCGGGCCTCAAGGCCAATGTCGCGGCCCTGCGCGAGTTGCCCCGGCAGCTGCGTCTGCGCGGGCTTGGCGGGCAGATCATCGTCGATCTGGCCCCGATGCCGAAGAAGGAACGCCGTCAGGTGGAATCGGTGCTGCGTGCGGCGTTGAAACAGGATCCGACGGAAACCATTCTTGCCGGCTGGACCCAGCTTGGCCTCATGGAGTTGCAGCGCAAGCGCGAGCGCGTGCCGCTAAGCGAGGTGCTGAAGCCGGGGATGCTGTCATGA
- a CDS encoding Maf family protein — protein sequence MKLVLGSGSPRRRDLLAQLGVTADDIRPPDIDEDPMPGELPRPYCVRLAREKAQAIPSTADEIVLSADTTVALGRRILGKPRDAGEAAEFLTKLSGRRHRVITAVAVRRGDQLWERDVVTQVKMKDLSNEELNAYLASNDWQGKAGGYGIQGMAGAFIPWINGSFTSVVGLPLAETANLLLAAGYPLYKFGEVA from the coding sequence ATGAAGCTCGTTCTCGGCTCCGGTTCGCCCCGGCGGCGCGATTTGCTCGCGCAACTGGGTGTGACAGCAGACGATATCCGCCCGCCCGACATCGACGAAGATCCGATGCCGGGCGAGCTGCCCCGCCCTTACTGCGTGCGGCTCGCGCGCGAGAAGGCGCAGGCGATTCCCTCCACCGCTGATGAAATCGTTCTCTCGGCCGACACCACTGTCGCGCTGGGACGCCGGATTCTGGGCAAGCCCCGGGATGCGGGCGAGGCGGCGGAGTTCCTCACCAAGCTTTCGGGGCGCCGTCACCGTGTGATCACGGCGGTTGCCGTGCGTCGCGGCGACCAGCTGTGGGAGCGCGACGTGGTCACTCAGGTGAAGATGAAGGACCTCTCGAACGAGGAACTGAACGCCTATCTCGCGTCGAACGACTGGCAGGGCAAAGCCGGCGGCTACGGCATTCAGGGCATGGCTGGCGCGTTCATCCCGTGGATCAACGGCAGCTTCACCTCGGTGGTCGGCCTGCCGCTGGCGGAAACCGCGAACCTGCTGCTCGCCGCAGGATACCCGCTCTACAAGTTCGGAGAAGTCGCATGA
- the infA gene encoding translation initiation factor IF-1, with the protein MAKEDTLEFPGVVKELLPNATFRVELENGHEIIAHTAGKMRKNRIRVLAGDKVQVEMTPYDLTKGRINYRFK; encoded by the coding sequence ATGGCCAAGGAAGATACGCTCGAATTTCCCGGTGTCGTGAAGGAACTCCTGCCCAACGCGACGTTTCGGGTCGAGCTTGAGAACGGCCATGAGATCATCGCGCATACGGCAGGCAAGATGCGCAAGAACCGCATCCGTGTTCTTGCAGGCGACAAGGTTCAGGTCGAGATGACCCCCTATGATCTGACCAAAGGCCGGATCAACTATCGCTTCAAGTAA
- a CDS encoding carbon-nitrogen hydrolase family protein — protein MKIATAAYPMDFLTSWDAYATKIEAWVAEAAGQGAELLVFPEYGAMEIATLAGAAAAADLEGSLHAISERIPQVDALHADLAGKYGAHILAASAPVFDDTLGPRPVNRARLFTPGGAMGFQDKQIMTRFEREDWDVVGGAPLQLFDTALGKIGILICYDSEYPLLGRALRDADLLLVPSCTEAQAGYSRVRIGAMARALEQQCIAVMASTVGDCDWSEAVDTNTGMGGVFCPPDTGFPATGVIAEGVLGKAGWTYAEVDLDAVARVRNDGVVLNRTHWDDQSGRDGPVALRALC, from the coding sequence ATGAAGATCGCCACCGCCGCCTACCCGATGGATTTTCTCACCAGCTGGGACGCCTATGCCACCAAGATCGAGGCTTGGGTGGCCGAGGCGGCGGGGCAGGGCGCCGAGCTTCTGGTGTTCCCCGAATATGGCGCGATGGAGATTGCCACGCTCGCCGGGGCAGCGGCCGCGGCAGATCTCGAAGGGTCGCTCCACGCCATTTCCGAGCGTATCCCGCAGGTCGATGCGCTGCATGCGGATCTCGCGGGCAAATATGGCGCGCATATTCTCGCGGCCTCGGCGCCGGTCTTTGACGACACCCTCGGGCCGCGCCCGGTGAACCGCGCGCGGCTCTTCACGCCGGGCGGCGCCATGGGGTTTCAGGACAAACAGATTATGACCCGCTTCGAGCGCGAGGATTGGGACGTGGTGGGCGGCGCGCCGCTGCAGCTTTTCGACACGGCTCTGGGCAAGATCGGCATCTTGATCTGCTACGATTCGGAATACCCGCTGCTGGGCCGCGCGCTGCGCGATGCCGATCTTTTGCTGGTGCCGTCGTGCACCGAGGCGCAGGCCGGCTATTCCCGCGTGCGCATCGGTGCCATGGCCCGCGCGCTGGAGCAGCAGTGCATCGCGGTGATGGCCTCGACCGTGGGCGATTGCGACTGGTCCGAAGCGGTGGACACCAACACCGGCATGGGCGGGGTTTTCTGCCCGCCCGACACGGGCTTCCCTGCCACCGGCGTGATCGCCGAAGGGGTGCTGGGCAAGGCTGGCTGGACCTATGCCGAGGTGGACCTTGACGCCGTCGCTCGGGTCCGTAACGATGGCGTTGTGCTGAACCGCACCCATTGGGACGATCAGTCCGGGCGCGACGGCCCCGTTGCATTGCGGGCGCTGTGCTGA
- a CDS encoding GNAT family acetyltransferase produces the protein MTEVRVLTGAALDAALDDVARLRITVFRDFPYLYDGDLDYERRYLESYRQSEGAVLVGAFEGTQLVGAATGTPMEDHASDFAAPFAAIGLALSDIFYCAESVLLRSARGQGIGHRFFDLREAHARSLGRKWSTFCAVERPLDHPLRPPHYAPLDPFWKKRGYAPVEGVAARFNWKDVDQPEETDHRLQFWLRDLSQPPEAAS, from the coding sequence GTGACCGAGGTCCGGGTCCTCACCGGCGCGGCGCTCGACGCCGCGCTCGACGATGTCGCCCGGCTGCGCATCACCGTCTTCCGGGACTTTCCCTATCTCTACGACGGCGATCTCGACTACGAGCGGCGCTACCTCGAGAGCTACCGCCAGAGCGAAGGCGCGGTGCTGGTCGGTGCCTTCGAGGGCACGCAGCTGGTCGGCGCCGCCACCGGCACGCCGATGGAGGATCACGCCAGTGATTTCGCCGCGCCCTTCGCCGCCATCGGGCTGGCGCTGAGTGACATTTTCTACTGCGCCGAGTCGGTGCTGCTGCGCAGCGCCCGCGGGCAGGGGATCGGCCATCGCTTCTTCGACCTGCGCGAGGCCCATGCCCGCAGCCTTGGCCGCAAATGGTCCACCTTCTGCGCCGTCGAACGCCCGCTCGATCACCCGCTGCGCCCGCCGCATTACGCGCCGCTCGACCCGTTCTGGAAAAAGCGCGGCTACGCGCCGGTCGAAGGCGTTGCCGCCCGGTTCAACTGGAAAGACGTGGATCAGCCCGAGGAAACCGACCACCGCCTGCAATTCTGGCTGCGCGACCTCAGCCAGCCTCCAGAGGCCGCGTCCTAG
- a CDS encoding ketosteroid isomerase-related protein encodes MTATETIQAYFDAFNGGDTEAMLDLLSADIAHHVNEGQIRSGKTKFAEFSAHMSHCYREQLTDMVIFEAEGGTRAAAEFIVNGTYLNTDAGLPEAKGQTYRLPAGSFFSLEGGKITRVVTYYNLADWIRQVS; translated from the coding sequence ATGACCGCCACCGAAACCATTCAGGCCTATTTCGACGCGTTCAACGGCGGCGACACCGAGGCGATGCTCGACCTGCTGTCCGCGGATATCGCGCATCACGTGAACGAAGGGCAGATCCGCTCGGGCAAGACCAAATTCGCCGAATTCAGCGCCCATATGTCCCACTGCTACCGCGAGCAGCTGACCGACATGGTGATCTTCGAGGCCGAAGGTGGCACCCGCGCCGCCGCCGAGTTCATCGTGAACGGCACCTATCTCAACACCGACGCGGGCCTGCCCGAGGCCAAGGGCCAGACCTACCGCCTGCCAGCCGGGTCGTTCTTCTCGCTCGAAGGCGGCAAGATCACCCGCGTGGTCACCTACTATAACCTTGCCGACTGGATCCGGCAGGTCTCGTGA
- a CDS encoding arsenate-mycothiol transferase ArsC — protein sequence MPKLPQSVLFCCDHNAVRSPMAEGIMKKLYGQGTYVQSVGVVNDLEIDGFAISVCQEIGVELSKHRSRSFEELEEMGETLSGFDLIVAMSPASQRAALELTRFFHLTVEYWPIMDPTGLGETRETKLNAYRQTRDQIYDKLKTRWGEK from the coding sequence GTGCCGAAACTGCCGCAATCGGTTCTGTTTTGTTGCGACCACAACGCCGTGCGCTCGCCCATGGCCGAGGGGATCATGAAAAAGCTCTACGGGCAGGGCACCTATGTGCAGTCCGTCGGCGTGGTGAATGATCTCGAGATCGACGGGTTTGCCATTTCCGTCTGCCAGGAGATCGGCGTCGAGCTGTCCAAGCACCGCTCACGCAGCTTCGAGGAGCTTGAAGAGATGGGCGAGACGCTCTCGGGCTTCGATCTCATCGTCGCCATGTCGCCCGCCTCGCAGCGCGCCGCGCTGGAGCTCACCCGCTTCTTTCATCTCACGGTGGAATACTGGCCGATCATGGATCCCACGGGGCTCGGCGAGACCCGCGAGACCAAGCTCAACGCCTACCGCCAGACCCGCGACCAGATCTACGATAAGCTCAAGACCCGATGGGGAGAAAAATGA
- a CDS encoding UPF0262 family protein, whose protein sequence is MSHIARIELDDANLPPPTPEIEQERRVAMFDLMEENSFTLPPREGREVPQGPYALGLSIRDKRLVFDISTEGGDPAAEFHLSLAPFRQVVKDYFQICKSYFDAVKSAAPSQIETIDMARRGIHNEGARILQERLEGKAEVDTDTARRLFTLICVLHFGG, encoded by the coding sequence ATGAGCCATATCGCCCGTATCGAGCTGGACGACGCCAACCTGCCGCCTCCGACCCCGGAGATCGAGCAGGAGCGCCGCGTTGCGATGTTCGATCTCATGGAAGAAAACAGCTTCACGCTGCCCCCGCGCGAGGGCCGCGAGGTGCCGCAGGGGCCCTATGCGCTTGGCCTGTCGATCCGCGACAAACGGCTGGTCTTCGACATCTCTACCGAGGGCGGCGATCCGGCGGCGGAGTTTCACCTCTCGCTGGCGCCCTTCCGGCAGGTGGTGAAGGACTACTTCCAGATCTGCAAAAGCTATTTCGACGCGGTGAAATCCGCCGCCCCCAGCCAGATCGAGACCATCGACATGGCCCGGCGCGGCATCCATAACGAAGGCGCGCGCATCCTGCAGGAGCGGCTCGAGGGCAAGGCCGAGGTCGACACAGATACGGCGCGCCGCCTCTTCACCCTTATCTGCGTGCTGCATTTCGGGGGCTGA
- the hisD gene encoding histidinol dehydrogenase has protein sequence MPVFLDTTEPDFELQFAQLLSAKREDSPDVDDTVGGIIADVRARGDAAVLELTAKFDRLELAASGLRFTAEEIDSYCAQVPQTERDALETAAERIRAYHVRQMPEDQQWTDPDGATLGWRWTAVAAAGLYVPGGLASYPSSVLMNAIPAKVAGVERLCITVPTPDGVVNPLVLLAAKIAGVDEIYRMGGAQAIAALAYGTESIAPVDKITGPGNAFVAAAKRRVFGKVGIDMIAGPSEILVIADAENDPEFIALDLLSQAEHDESAQSILITPDAAFGRAVTEEVERQLQVLERRGIAGASWRDFGAVIVCRDLSEAAALSNRVAPEHLELCVADPEALSQQIRHAGAIFLGQWTPEAIGDYVGGPNHVLPTARSARFSSGLSVLDFLKRTTLAKMSPEALRAIGPAAEVLATSESLQAHGLSVTARLRKLNG, from the coding sequence ATGCCCGTCTTTCTCGACACCACCGAGCCGGATTTCGAGCTGCAGTTCGCCCAGCTGCTCAGCGCCAAGCGCGAGGACAGCCCCGATGTGGACGATACCGTCGGCGGCATCATCGCCGATGTGCGGGCGCGCGGCGACGCGGCGGTGCTCGAACTGACCGCGAAATTCGACCGGTTGGAATTGGCTGCTTCGGGGCTGCGCTTCACCGCCGAAGAGATCGACAGCTATTGCGCGCAGGTGCCGCAGACCGAGCGCGACGCGCTCGAGACCGCCGCCGAACGCATCCGCGCCTATCACGTGCGGCAGATGCCCGAGGATCAGCAATGGACCGATCCCGATGGCGCCACTCTGGGCTGGCGCTGGACGGCGGTCGCCGCAGCGGGCCTTTACGTGCCGGGCGGGCTGGCGAGCTATCCTTCCTCGGTGCTGATGAACGCCATTCCCGCCAAGGTGGCGGGGGTCGAGCGGCTCTGTATCACCGTGCCCACGCCCGACGGTGTGGTGAACCCGCTGGTGCTGCTGGCGGCAAAGATCGCCGGGGTCGACGAGATCTACCGCATGGGCGGTGCGCAGGCGATCGCCGCGCTGGCCTATGGCACCGAGAGCATCGCCCCGGTCGACAAGATCACCGGGCCGGGCAACGCCTTTGTCGCCGCCGCCAAGCGCCGGGTGTTCGGCAAGGTCGGCATCGACATGATCGCGGGGCCGTCGGAAATTCTCGTCATCGCCGATGCGGAAAATGATCCCGAGTTCATCGCCCTCGATCTGCTGAGCCAGGCCGAGCACGACGAAAGCGCACAGTCGATCCTGATCACCCCGGATGCCGCCTTTGGCCGCGCCGTGACCGAGGAGGTGGAACGGCAGCTTCAGGTGCTCGAACGTCGCGGTATCGCCGGGGCCAGCTGGCGCGATTTCGGCGCGGTGATTGTCTGCCGTGATCTTTCCGAGGCCGCCGCGCTGTCGAACCGCGTGGCACCCGAGCACCTCGAGCTTTGCGTCGCCGACCCTGAGGCGCTGTCGCAGCAGATCCGCCACGCCGGCGCGATCTTCCTTGGTCAGTGGACGCCCGAGGCCATCGGCGATTACGTCGGCGGTCCGAACCACGTGCTGCCCACCGCCCGCTCGGCGCGCTTCTCTTCGGGCCTGTCGGTGCTCGATTTCCTCAAGCGCACCACGCTGGCCAAGATGTCGCCCGAGGCGCTGCGCGCCATCGGTCCGGCGGCAGAGGTGCTGGCCACCTCCGAGAGCCTGCAGGCGCACGGCCTTTCGGTGACGGCGCGCCTGCGCAAACTCAACGGCTGA
- a CDS encoding c-type cytochrome, whose translation MFKNNITALGLALGMAGLCMSGSASAQSAGETEYMNACAACHGESGVGDGPLAELMTVDLPDLTQISANNDGEFPMLEVIQIIDGRSGIRGHGYPMPVWGQRFKEALSVEIGAYASEIVTRGRILALAQHLESMQQ comes from the coding sequence ATGTTTAAGAACAATATTACCGCGCTCGGACTGGCGCTTGGCATGGCTGGGCTGTGCATGAGTGGCAGCGCCTCGGCGCAAAGCGCCGGAGAGACCGAATATATGAACGCCTGCGCCGCCTGTCATGGCGAGAGCGGCGTCGGTGACGGGCCGCTGGCGGAACTGATGACGGTCGATCTGCCGGACCTGACGCAGATCTCTGCGAACAACGACGGCGAATTCCCGATGCTTGAAGTCATCCAGATCATCGACGGGCGCAGCGGCATTCGTGGCCACGGGTATCCGATGCCGGTCTGGGGGCAGCGCTTCAAAGAGGCCCTGTCGGTCGAGATCGGCGCCTATGCCAGCGAGATCGTGACGCGAGGACGCATTCTCGCCCTCGCGCAGCATCTAGAATCAATGCAGCAGTGA
- a CDS encoding DUF2948 family protein: protein MTEDAKFEDAGGQPLNLGAMDPEDLQVLSALAQDAVLTVADVAWEKRHHRLALLVNRLRREDGVHQDPPERVRALLVVENVLKVAAQGISRDDKDTVLSLLSVGFEPGEDGAGYVELTFAGDGALRCEVEALELRLKDVTRPYRAISGQMPDHKD from the coding sequence GTGACCGAGGACGCAAAATTCGAAGACGCGGGCGGCCAGCCCCTCAACCTCGGGGCAATGGACCCCGAGGATCTGCAGGTGCTGTCGGCGCTGGCGCAGGATGCGGTTCTGACCGTCGCGGATGTCGCATGGGAGAAGCGCCACCACCGGCTGGCGCTTTTGGTGAATCGCCTGCGCCGCGAAGATGGCGTGCATCAGGACCCGCCCGAGCGGGTCCGCGCGCTGCTGGTGGTCGAGAACGTGCTGAAGGTGGCGGCACAGGGAATCAGCCGCGACGACAAGGACACGGTGCTCTCGCTGCTGTCTGTCGGTTTCGAGCCCGGCGAGGATGGCGCGGGATATGTCGAACTGACCTTCGCCGGTGACGGTGCGCTCCGCTGCGAGGTTGAGGCGCTGGAACTGCGCCTCAAGGATGTGACCCGGCCCTACCGCGCCATTTCGGGGCAGATGCCGGATCACAAGGACTGA